Proteins from a genomic interval of Bacteroidota bacterium:
- a CDS encoding DUF1330 domain-containing protein: MLHVLVRLTVKDFAALAQFEQRAAQLMTNYGGQIVAAFETAHNDDGTGEEVHLLTFPDEAAFNAYRQEPALGTLAALREQAIAHTEVSVSVGVKQYG, from the coding sequence ATGCTTCACGTACTCGTTCGACTGACAGTTAAAGACTTCGCCGCCCTTGCACAATTTGAGCAACGGGCCGCGCAGCTTATGACCAACTACGGTGGACAAATCGTTGCCGCATTTGAAACGGCCCATAATGATGATGGCACGGGTGAGGAAGTACACCTCCTTACCTTTCCCGATGAAGCTGCATTTAATGCTTATCGGCAGGAGCCGGCGCTTGGTACGCTTGCTGCCTTGCGTGAGCAGGCCATCGCGCATACTGAGGTTAGCGTGTCGGTTGGTGTGAAACAGTATGGGTAG
- a CDS encoding GNAT family N-acetyltransferase, with the protein MKRISSCTLLLIVLLTVGCAATFVPRSYDVPEQHQLPAFAFTRLTQAHAAMDYEAVMESRHELRLLFGGDWPADSFSLEENMADLALHESLFSERTSFTYTIVNSNGSRVLGCMYINPTDSAGYEAQVHLWVRTSEAHQAAAIRNSAVAWLDDNWPFDRVLYHW; encoded by the coding sequence ATGAAGCGTATTTCCTCTTGTACACTCCTGCTCATTGTCCTGCTAACTGTGGGATGTGCGGCGACCTTTGTGCCGCGCAGCTACGACGTACCCGAACAGCACCAATTACCGGCTTTTGCGTTCACCCGGCTCACACAGGCACACGCTGCCATGGACTATGAGGCTGTTATGGAGAGCCGGCACGAATTACGTTTGCTCTTTGGCGGGGACTGGCCAGCGGATTCGTTTTCGTTGGAAGAGAATATGGCTGATCTTGCACTACACGAATCGCTCTTCAGCGAACGGACGTCATTCACCTACACCATTGTCAACAGCAACGGCAGCCGGGTACTCGGCTGCATGTACATCAACCCTACTGATAGCGCTGGGTATGAAGCGCAGGTTCATCTTTGGGTGCGTACAAGCGAAGCACATCAGGCTGCAGCGATTCGAAACAGCGCGGTAGCCTGGCTGGATGACAATTGGCCTTTTGACCGCGTTTTGTACCATTGGTAA
- a CDS encoding HIT domain-containing protein → MPDFYCDQVLSGKLQVDVIFESDLVLAFHHTRPFFEHHVVIIPKAHINSLSEPDAVDATLAYAFLSAIQHVTAQLEATTGGCRVSSNVGDYQSTKHLHWYVHAGKRLRHEDGTVIDH, encoded by the coding sequence ATGCCAGACTTCTACTGCGACCAGGTACTTAGCGGCAAATTACAGGTGGACGTAATTTTTGAGTCAGACCTCGTGCTGGCTTTCCACCACACCCGGCCCTTCTTCGAGCACCATGTCGTAATCATCCCCAAGGCACACATTAATTCACTAAGCGAGCCAGATGCTGTCGATGCAACGCTGGCGTATGCCTTTCTATCTGCCATACAACACGTAACAGCACAGCTTGAAGCAACAACTGGGGGCTGCCGGGTCAGCAGCAATGTGGGCGATTATCAATCCACAAAACACCTGCACTGGTACGTCCACGCCGGCAAACGCTTGCGGCACGAAGATGGTACAGTCATCGACCACTAA
- a CDS encoding class I SAM-dependent methyltransferase, translating to MQAYYEKRQPEYEAIYQKPERQEDLLWLCDALSPHVRRRRVLELACGTGYWTRRMKHDATSIHATDISAQLAEAAVMSCDHASVTGDTLDAFNLPDNLDFDCVVAGFLYSHILIEQRASFLKGLTASLPIDTTLLLYDNKYVPGSSTPISRTTPTGDTYQRRKLKDGSQHEVLKNFPTKKELQTTLQPFCNDVVVLESTYFWFATGKLRG from the coding sequence ATGCAAGCCTACTACGAGAAACGGCAACCTGAATACGAAGCCATCTACCAAAAACCTGAGCGGCAGGAGGATTTGTTGTGGCTCTGCGATGCGCTTTCCCCCCACGTCAGAAGGCGGCGCGTTCTTGAACTCGCCTGTGGAACGGGCTATTGGACCCGGCGGATGAAGCATGACGCCACCAGCATTCACGCGACGGATATTTCAGCCCAACTCGCTGAAGCCGCTGTGATGAGTTGCGACCATGCAAGCGTTACCGGCGACACACTCGATGCGTTTAATCTACCCGACAACCTTGATTTTGATTGTGTTGTAGCCGGCTTTCTGTATTCACATATCCTCATTGAGCAACGTGCTTCTTTTCTTAAAGGGCTAACCGCCTCTCTACCCATCGATACAACCCTGCTTCTGTACGACAACAAGTACGTGCCGGGCAGCAGTACACCGATTTCCCGAACAACGCCAACCGGCGATACCTATCAGCGCCGCAAGTTGAAAGATGGCAGCCAGCATGAAGTCCTCAAAAACTTCCCAACAAAAAAAGAGCTGCAGACAACGCTGCAGCCCTTTTGTAATGATGTTGTTGTGCTGGAAAGCACGTATTTCTGGTTTGCAACCGGCAAGCTACGCGGCTAA
- the hemE gene encoding uroporphyrinogen decarboxylase — protein MPHNFPELQNDTLLRAARGQATDYTPVWIMRQAGRYLPEYRAKRAMEEFFTVVRTPELATEITLQPIERFPLDAAIIFSDILVIPQAMGMECLMIKGRGPVFPAPLRTPDDLERLETPDVQEALGYVFDALTLTRKTLNGRVPLIGFCGAPWTLMAYMIEGGGSKSFAESKTWLFRYPEASHKLLQSITDLLIEYVIAQVDAGAQLIQVFDSWAGLLSPEDFDEFALPYLKQIADGLQAARPDVPKTVFAKGAYYALEDLAATSYDVIGLDWTMDPREARRRVGNKTLQGNLDPCLLFAPKDRIRDEVRKMIEAFGDGPHIANLGHGMLPSHDPEHAGAFIDAVHEFSGAEVVG, from the coding sequence ATGCCTCATAATTTCCCCGAACTTCAGAATGACACCCTGTTGCGCGCAGCACGCGGACAGGCTACCGACTATACGCCCGTATGGATTATGCGGCAGGCCGGCCGGTACTTGCCTGAATACCGCGCAAAACGCGCCATGGAAGAATTCTTTACTGTCGTTCGTACGCCTGAACTGGCTACCGAAATCACCCTCCAGCCCATCGAGCGTTTTCCGCTTGATGCAGCAATTATCTTTTCCGACATCCTGGTTATTCCCCAGGCAATGGGGATGGAATGCCTGATGATCAAGGGCCGTGGCCCTGTTTTCCCTGCACCGCTGCGTACACCGGACGACCTCGAGCGTCTTGAGACGCCAGACGTGCAGGAAGCGCTGGGTTATGTGTTTGATGCACTCACGCTGACACGTAAAACCCTCAACGGCCGCGTTCCGCTCATCGGATTCTGTGGTGCACCATGGACCCTGATGGCGTACATGATTGAAGGAGGCGGAAGCAAGTCGTTTGCAGAGTCTAAAACGTGGCTATTCCGCTATCCCGAAGCGAGCCACAAGCTGCTGCAGTCTATTACCGATTTGCTGATTGAGTATGTGATTGCACAGGTGGATGCCGGCGCCCAGTTGATCCAGGTATTCGACTCTTGGGCCGGCCTGCTTTCACCAGAAGACTTTGACGAATTTGCGTTGCCATATTTGAAGCAAATAGCAGACGGCTTGCAGGCTGCGCGTCCTGACGTACCCAAAACGGTGTTTGCTAAAGGCGCTTACTATGCGCTGGAAGACCTCGCCGCTACATCTTACGATGTAATCGGGCTGGACTGGACCATGGATCCGCGCGAAGCACGCCGTCGCGTAGGCAACAAAACGCTGCAGGGTAATCTGGATCCTTGCCTGCTGTTTGCGCCGAAAGACCGTATTCGGGATGAGGTCAGGAAAATGATCGAAGCGTTTGGAGACGGTCCGCACATTGCTAACCTTGGCCATGGCATGTTGCCGAGCCACGATCCAGAACACGCCGGCGCGTTTATCGATGCCGTCCATGAGTTCTCTGGGGCAGAGGTGGTGGGTTAG
- a CDS encoding phosphatidate cytidylyltransferase: MQETTETSSEIPYRAELLRKSLHLLALVIPASMLYLGKTTSLLILVPFCGLAIFTEAARVRFQTVADIVEMIFGRMMRNHERPKIGDAVVINGATWVLLTATLLVVIFPVDVAAISMIMFMIGDAAAALVGRRFGKIRWLNSTKTVEGSLSFFIVAAGILMLFDLLPLPYSMGIAAFATLLELLPLRLNDNLYVPLLTAGMMYCLMRFLLLQDVTLFF, encoded by the coding sequence TTGCAAGAGACTACTGAAACGTCTTCCGAGATCCCGTACCGTGCAGAACTCCTTCGAAAATCATTACACCTGCTTGCACTGGTGATTCCAGCGAGCATGTTGTATCTGGGTAAAACAACGTCTTTACTTATACTCGTTCCGTTTTGCGGACTGGCGATTTTCACAGAAGCTGCACGCGTCAGATTTCAGACTGTGGCAGACATAGTAGAGATGATTTTCGGGCGCATGATGCGTAATCATGAGCGGCCTAAAATTGGAGATGCAGTTGTAATCAATGGCGCCACCTGGGTTTTGTTGACTGCAACACTCCTTGTAGTCATCTTTCCTGTAGATGTTGCGGCCATCTCAATGATTATGTTTATGATAGGCGATGCAGCGGCAGCGCTTGTCGGCCGGCGCTTTGGTAAAATCCGCTGGCTCAACAGCACAAAAACGGTTGAGGGATCCCTCAGTTTTTTTATTGTTGCCGCTGGTATTTTGATGCTGTTCGACTTGCTTCCGCTCCCCTACAGCATGGGTATTGCAGCCTTTGCAACCCTGCTCGAATTGCTCCCGCTGCGCCTCAATGACAACCTTTATGTCCCGCTCCTCACCGCCGGCATGATGTATTGCCTGATGCGCTTCTTGTTGCTACAGGATGTCACACTATTTTTCTAA